A region of Rhizorhabdus wittichii RW1 DNA encodes the following proteins:
- a CDS encoding regulatory protein, LuxR (PFAM: regulatory protein, LuxR): MERADDEIPGGGSLAAGAVAIRSPADIRPAAIHVRDVAARIANLRVAATDNIAARVPMRDEEGEVLATTVFAWDPDGAQWWQDVRFGLRAPVAEACRVESRPFWANRDGARDRDGTPILRQFDFAAHYGRLVENPAGIVVPVHLPFSRIGMVSFSCRDNRRDDLSRELDEHFETLYLLGHLFIEGYARLETGDRWLPDAVTLTRLEVNCLRWVARGKTDDEIATIMGRARPTIRFHLQNAAIKLGAANRSQAVFRAGQLGYLSAGSAPQAPALTVVDR; the protein is encoded by the coding sequence ATGGAGCGAGCGGACGACGAGATTCCGGGAGGCGGAAGCCTGGCAGCGGGGGCGGTCGCGATCAGGTCGCCGGCCGACATACGCCCGGCCGCGATCCATGTGCGCGACGTCGCCGCGCGGATCGCCAATCTCAGGGTCGCGGCCACCGACAATATCGCCGCGCGCGTCCCGATGCGGGACGAGGAGGGCGAGGTGCTGGCCACCACCGTCTTCGCCTGGGATCCCGACGGCGCGCAATGGTGGCAGGATGTGCGCTTCGGTCTCCGGGCGCCGGTGGCCGAGGCATGCCGGGTGGAAAGCCGCCCCTTCTGGGCCAATCGCGACGGCGCCCGGGATCGCGACGGCACGCCGATCCTGCGCCAGTTCGATTTCGCGGCGCATTATGGAAGGCTGGTCGAGAACCCGGCCGGTATCGTCGTGCCCGTCCACCTGCCCTTCAGCCGGATCGGGATGGTGTCCTTCTCCTGCCGGGACAATCGCCGCGACGATCTCTCCCGCGAGCTCGATGAGCATTTCGAGACGCTCTATCTGCTGGGCCACCTGTTCATCGAAGGCTATGCGCGGCTGGAGACGGGGGACCGCTGGCTCCCCGACGCCGTGACGCTCACCCGGCTGGAGGTGAACTGCCTGCGCTGGGTGGCGCGCGGCAAGACCGACGACGAGATCGCGACGATCATGGGGCGGGCGCGGCCGACCATCCGTTTCCACCTCCAGAACGCCGCGATCAAGCTCGGCGCCGCCAATCGGTCCCAGGCGGTCTTCCGGGCCGGCCAGCTCGGCTATCTGAGCGCCGGTTCCGCGCCGCAGGCGCCGGCGCTGACGGTCGTCGACCGGTGA
- a CDS encoding acyl-CoA dehydrogenase domain protein (PFAM: acyl-CoA dehydrogenase domain protein; Acyl-CoA dehydrogenase, type 2, C-terminal domain): MSAIDVARPAHMDSEELRMFEDSVSRFLAAHAGPDRTRHWREQGFVDRDTWRAAGEAGLLGLSVPVEYGGAGVDFTFDAVIMEQLGRHHALNFAIPLHNAVVAPYIVSYANEEQKRRWLPGVVTGETILAVAMSEPGAGSDLQAMKTSARREGDHYVINGQKTFISNGAHASLIIVAAKTDPEAGARGLSLFAVETDEVEGFTRGRLLDKIGQEGRDTAELFFSDMRVPVENRIGPEGGGFAMLMEKLPQERLVIAWQALAMMEAAIDHTIAYTAERRAFGRAVLDFQNSQFKLAECKTQATIARVFLDHCTQQLLAGTLDAATASMAKYWITEAQGKVIDECLQLFGGYGYMTEYPIAEMYKDARVFRIYGGTSEIMKLLIARSLRSDA; encoded by the coding sequence ATGTCGGCCATCGACGTTGCCCGTCCCGCCCATATGGACAGCGAGGAACTGCGCATGTTCGAGGATTCGGTCAGCCGCTTCCTCGCCGCCCATGCCGGGCCCGACCGGACGCGGCACTGGCGCGAGCAAGGCTTCGTCGATCGCGACACCTGGCGCGCCGCCGGCGAAGCGGGCCTGCTCGGGCTGAGCGTGCCTGTCGAATATGGCGGCGCGGGCGTGGACTTCACCTTCGACGCGGTGATCATGGAGCAGCTCGGGCGGCACCATGCGCTGAACTTCGCGATCCCGCTGCACAATGCCGTGGTCGCGCCCTATATCGTCAGCTACGCGAACGAGGAGCAGAAGCGCCGCTGGCTTCCCGGCGTGGTGACCGGAGAGACCATCCTCGCCGTCGCGATGAGCGAACCCGGCGCCGGTTCCGACCTCCAGGCGATGAAGACCAGCGCCCGCCGCGAGGGCGACCATTATGTCATCAACGGCCAGAAGACCTTCATCTCCAACGGCGCCCATGCCTCGCTGATCATCGTCGCCGCCAAGACCGATCCCGAGGCGGGCGCCAGGGGCCTGTCGCTGTTCGCGGTGGAGACCGACGAGGTCGAAGGCTTCACCCGCGGCCGGCTGCTCGACAAGATCGGGCAGGAAGGGCGCGACACGGCCGAGCTTTTCTTCAGCGACATGCGCGTCCCCGTCGAAAACCGGATCGGGCCGGAAGGCGGCGGCTTCGCCATGCTGATGGAGAAGCTGCCGCAGGAGCGGCTCGTCATCGCCTGGCAGGCGCTGGCGATGATGGAGGCGGCGATCGATCACACCATCGCCTACACGGCCGAGCGCCGCGCCTTCGGCCGCGCCGTCCTCGATTTCCAGAACAGCCAGTTCAAGCTCGCCGAATGCAAGACGCAGGCGACGATCGCCCGGGTCTTCCTGGACCATTGCACGCAGCAGTTGCTCGCCGGCACGCTGGATGCGGCTACCGCGTCGATGGCGAAATACTGGATCACCGAAGCGCAGGGGAAGGTGATCGACGAATGCCTCCAGCTCTTCGGCGGCTATGGCTACATGACCGAATATCCGATCGCCGAGATGTACAAGGATGCGCGCGTGTTCCGCATCTATGGCGGCACCAGCGAGATCATGAAGCTCCTGATCGCCCGCTCGCTGCGGAGCGACGCATGA
- a CDS encoding acetyl-CoA acetyltransferase (TIGRFAM: acetyl-CoA acetyltransferase~PFAM: Thiolase) codes for MSDIPVIVDIVRTPLGRGKQGGQLSQVHPVDLLATALKALVERNDLDPAMVDDVITGCVSQVGEQSATPGRVAWLGAGFPAHVPSTTIDRKCGSSQQAIHFAAQGIAAGAYDIVIAAGVESMSRVPMGSNRIGQDPYGPAMAERFPQGLVQQGISAELIAARWGIGREEMDAYSVESHSRAAAVRDAGGFDDEIIPVFADGASIVSDETIRPGTSPDALAQLKPAFERPEFAQRFPEIRWSVTAGNASQISDGAAAALLMSERTATRLGLRPRARFVAFDVRGDDPLLMLTAPIPATRRVLEKADLRVEAIDHFEVNEAFACVPLAWLKELKADPARLNPRGGAIALGHPLGASGIRLMATMLGALEQGGGRFGLQTMCEAGGMANATIIERL; via the coding sequence ATGTCCGACATACCCGTCATCGTCGATATCGTGCGAACCCCGCTGGGCCGGGGCAAGCAGGGAGGGCAGCTCTCCCAGGTCCATCCGGTCGACCTGCTCGCCACGGCGCTCAAGGCGCTGGTCGAGCGCAACGATCTCGATCCGGCGATGGTCGACGACGTCATCACCGGCTGCGTCAGCCAGGTGGGCGAGCAATCGGCGACGCCGGGACGGGTCGCGTGGCTGGGGGCCGGCTTCCCCGCGCACGTCCCCTCCACGACGATCGACCGGAAATGCGGGTCGAGCCAGCAGGCGATCCATTTCGCCGCCCAGGGCATCGCGGCCGGCGCCTATGACATCGTCATCGCCGCCGGCGTCGAATCGATGAGCCGCGTGCCGATGGGGTCCAACCGCATCGGCCAGGACCCTTATGGGCCAGCCATGGCCGAACGCTTCCCGCAGGGATTGGTGCAGCAGGGCATCTCCGCCGAGCTGATCGCCGCGCGCTGGGGCATCGGCCGGGAGGAGATGGACGCCTATTCCGTCGAATCGCACAGCCGCGCGGCCGCCGTGCGCGATGCGGGCGGCTTCGACGACGAGATCATCCCGGTCTTCGCCGACGGCGCCTCCATCGTCAGCGACGAGACCATCCGCCCCGGCACCAGCCCGGATGCACTCGCCCAGCTCAAGCCCGCCTTCGAGCGCCCCGAATTCGCGCAGCGCTTTCCCGAGATCCGCTGGAGCGTGACGGCCGGCAACGCATCGCAGATCAGCGACGGCGCCGCCGCAGCCCTGCTGATGAGCGAGCGCACCGCGACGAGGCTCGGCCTCCGCCCGCGCGCCCGTTTCGTGGCTTTCGACGTGCGGGGCGACGATCCCCTGCTGATGCTGACCGCGCCGATCCCGGCCACGCGGCGCGTCCTCGAAAAGGCGGATCTCCGGGTCGAGGCCATCGATCATTTCGAGGTCAACGAGGCCTTCGCCTGCGTCCCGCTCGCCTGGCTGAAGGAGCTGAAAGCCGATCCGGCCCGGCTCAACCCGCGCGGCGGAGCGATCGCGCTCGGCCATCCGCTCGGCGCTTCCGGCATCCGGCTAATGGCGACGATGCTCGGCGCGCTCGAACAGGGCGGCGGCCGCTTCGGCCTCCAGACCATGTGCGAGGCGGGCGGCATGGCCAACGCCACCATCATCGAACGACTGTAA
- a CDS encoding cytochrome P450 (PFAM: cytochrome P450): MSGSACPVAPYPAKELLSNAFARCPFAKLGALQAEAPVHQVENLPWYLVTRFDDCVEALRNPQVFSSEHRDFGPALKAIGLTPTPQTHARMLEIGGDRGAMFDIVLHRDPPAHSRQRRLINKALTARVNLWERFIEDQVRTLLARFGEEGEADFMTDFAVPLPIAVIADILGVAEEHHGKIKSWSDDSARASGRLSSDEEWLAMARSMREQGDFFASELRKRLAEPSDDLVGMLARATQEGPSPETGDEPLTFDEAVEMLVLLLVAGNETTTQLLGQVMMELATRPGLIARVRADDSIANDLIEECLRIATPIATMMRFVKQDTEIGGLPIPKGSIVSFCFNQANRDPRMFEDGDGFRPDRDRVRHHLSFGSGIHNCPGARLARLEARIAARAAVRHFKDLSLAGKDAARYDMASLAVRGMTGLRLRYVTESAEARAALSGPTPA; encoded by the coding sequence ATGTCTGGATCAGCCTGTCCGGTCGCACCCTATCCGGCGAAGGAGCTTCTTTCGAACGCGTTCGCGCGCTGCCCCTTCGCGAAGCTCGGCGCGCTGCAGGCCGAGGCGCCGGTGCATCAGGTCGAGAACCTGCCCTGGTATCTGGTCACCCGCTTCGACGATTGCGTGGAGGCGCTGCGCAATCCGCAGGTCTTTTCCAGCGAGCATCGGGATTTCGGACCGGCCCTCAAGGCGATCGGCCTCACGCCGACGCCGCAGACCCACGCCCGCATGCTGGAGATCGGCGGCGATCGCGGCGCGATGTTCGACATCGTGCTGCACCGCGACCCGCCCGCCCATTCGCGCCAGCGCCGCCTGATCAACAAGGCGCTGACGGCCAGGGTCAACCTCTGGGAGAGGTTCATCGAGGATCAGGTCCGAACCCTGCTCGCCCGCTTCGGCGAGGAGGGCGAGGCGGATTTCATGACCGACTTCGCGGTGCCGCTGCCGATCGCGGTGATCGCCGACATCCTCGGCGTCGCCGAGGAGCATCATGGCAAGATCAAGAGCTGGTCCGACGACAGCGCCCGCGCCTCCGGCCGCCTGTCGAGCGACGAGGAATGGCTGGCGATGGCGCGCTCGATGCGGGAGCAGGGGGACTTCTTCGCCTCGGAGCTGCGGAAGCGGCTGGCCGAACCCAGCGACGACCTCGTCGGCATGCTCGCCCGGGCGACGCAGGAAGGCCCCTCGCCGGAGACCGGCGACGAACCGCTGACCTTCGACGAGGCGGTCGAGATGCTCGTCCTCCTGCTCGTCGCGGGCAACGAGACGACCACCCAGCTGCTCGGGCAGGTGATGATGGAGCTCGCCACCCGCCCCGGCCTGATCGCCAGGGTCCGCGCCGACGATTCGATCGCCAACGACCTGATCGAGGAATGCCTGCGCATCGCCACCCCGATCGCCACGATGATGCGCTTCGTGAAGCAGGATACCGAGATCGGCGGCCTGCCGATCCCGAAGGGGTCGATCGTCTCCTTCTGCTTCAACCAGGCCAACCGCGATCCCCGCATGTTCGAGGATGGCGACGGCTTCCGGCCCGATCGCGACCGCGTCCGCCATCATCTCAGCTTCGGCAGCGGCATCCATAATTGCCCGGGCGCGCGCTTGGCCCGGCTCGAGGCGCGGATCGCCGCGCGCGCCGCTGTCCGCCATTTCAAGGACCTGTCGCTCGCCGGGAAGGATGCCGCCCGCTACGACATGGCCAGCCTCGCGGTGCGCGGGATGACCGGGCTGCGCCTGCGCTACGTCACCGAAAGCGCGGAGGCGCGCGCGGCGCTCAGCGGTCCGACGCCGGCCTGA
- a CDS encoding acyl-CoA dehydrogenase domain protein (PFAM: acyl-CoA dehydrogenase domain protein) codes for MQLAYTPEDEAFREEVRSFLRDNLPPELARKEAKGFHLHRSEVDPWHRVLNDRGWAAPNWPKEYGGPGWTPIQKYLFELEYGLANGPEISLIALGMAGPVICRFGSDEMKARFLEPMLRAELWFCQGFSEPQSGSDLASLRTRAVRDGDEYVISGQKIWTTSAHMADYMICLARTNDQVKPQAGLSMILVPMNAPGVEVRWIPTIDGSRNVNEVFLDEVRVPVGNLIGEPDTGWSQAKFLLNNERTHNAYAGMLKRYVRRIPGMIDQALEEGMSAESAAEYRRRVARLEIDVDALEWSVLRVLASEESPLLGAAASALKIRGSELLLRAGELELAIAGTQMAPRFKPADATPFLADASDWVPGKLDQYLYFRASTIFGGTNEIQRGIIWNSLYRR; via the coding sequence GTGCAGCTTGCCTACACCCCGGAAGACGAAGCCTTTCGCGAAGAGGTGCGCAGCTTCCTGCGCGACAATCTGCCGCCCGAGCTGGCGCGCAAGGAGGCGAAGGGATTCCATCTCCATCGCAGCGAGGTCGACCCCTGGCATCGCGTCCTCAACGACCGGGGCTGGGCCGCGCCGAACTGGCCGAAGGAATATGGCGGTCCCGGCTGGACGCCGATCCAGAAATATCTGTTCGAGCTGGAATATGGCCTCGCCAACGGGCCGGAGATCAGCCTGATCGCGCTCGGCATGGCCGGACCCGTCATCTGCCGGTTCGGATCGGACGAGATGAAGGCGCGCTTCCTGGAGCCGATGCTGCGCGCCGAGCTCTGGTTCTGCCAGGGATTCTCCGAGCCGCAGTCCGGGTCCGACCTGGCGAGCCTGCGCACCCGGGCCGTCCGCGACGGCGACGAATATGTCATCAGCGGCCAGAAGATCTGGACCACCTCGGCGCACATGGCGGACTATATGATCTGCCTCGCCCGCACCAATGACCAGGTGAAGCCGCAGGCCGGCCTTTCGATGATCCTCGTGCCGATGAACGCGCCGGGCGTGGAGGTCCGCTGGATTCCGACGATCGACGGATCGCGCAACGTCAACGAGGTGTTCCTCGACGAGGTGCGCGTGCCCGTCGGGAACCTGATCGGGGAACCGGACACCGGCTGGTCGCAGGCCAAGTTCCTGCTCAACAACGAACGCACGCACAATGCCTATGCCGGCATGCTGAAGCGCTATGTGCGCCGCATCCCCGGCATGATCGACCAGGCGCTGGAAGAGGGGATGTCGGCGGAAAGCGCCGCGGAATATCGCCGCCGGGTCGCCCGGCTGGAGATCGACGTCGATGCGCTCGAATGGTCGGTGCTGCGGGTGCTGGCGAGCGAGGAGAGCCCGTTGCTGGGCGCCGCGGCGTCGGCGCTGAAGATCCGGGGGTCGGAACTGCTGCTGCGCGCCGGCGAACTCGAGCTGGCGATCGCCGGAACGCAGATGGCGCCGCGCTTCAAGCCGGCCGATGCGACGCCCTTCCTCGCCGATGCGAGCGACTGGGTGCCCGGCAAGCTCGACCAATATCTGTATTTCCGCGCGTCGACGATCTTCGGCGGCACCAACGAGATCCAGCGCGGGATCATCTGGAACAGCCTGTATCGACGCTGA
- a CDS encoding lactoylglutathione lyase (TIGRFAM: lactoylglutathione lyase~PFAM: Glyoxalase/bleomycin resistance protein/dioxygenase), with the protein MAAARRGAMGETSMTDDKLWVWGADATRPRLLHSMIRIRDVDASLRFYRDGMGMKLLDRYDFEAYAFSILFLSFDDYGDGPAIELTYNWGVEEPYSHGSGYGHIALGVPDVAAAVQALAGHGGTVTREPYQLVPGGPTMAFVKDPDGYAIELIQTRRSETPRG; encoded by the coding sequence ATGGCCGCGGCTAGGCGCGGGGCAATGGGCGAGACGAGCATGACCGACGACAAGCTCTGGGTGTGGGGCGCCGATGCGACGCGCCCGAGATTGCTGCACAGCATGATCCGCATCCGCGACGTGGACGCCTCGTTGCGTTTCTATCGCGACGGCATGGGGATGAAGCTGCTCGATCGCTATGATTTCGAGGCATATGCATTCTCGATCCTGTTCCTGTCCTTCGACGATTATGGCGACGGGCCGGCGATCGAGCTGACCTATAATTGGGGCGTCGAGGAGCCCTATAGCCACGGTTCCGGCTATGGGCACATCGCGCTCGGCGTGCCCGACGTGGCGGCGGCCGTGCAGGCGCTGGCCGGGCATGGCGGCACCGTCACCCGCGAGCCCTACCAGCTGGTCCCCGGCGGCCCCACCATGGCGTTCGTCAAGGACCCCGACGGCTATGCGATCGAGCTGATCCAGACCCGCCGTTCGGAGACGCCCCGTGGCTGA
- a CDS encoding acyl-CoA dehydrogenase domain protein (PFAM: acyl-CoA dehydrogenase domain protein; Acyl-CoA dehydrogenase, type 2, C-terminal domain), translated as MDFRFTEEQDMLRDGARRFVADKLDYAARGKQITTGEDRWSDFAELGWLMLAVPEAAGGLERPLEDIAIIAEELGRGIAREPFVCGGFLPARMLALAGAAEEALQALAAGERRYAVALHETSRRFSLDGLDTVASPQADGSYRLSGRKTLVLGGGEADRLIVAARTGEEGAPALFLVDADAEGVARKGYRTIDELNAVDVTFDGVALPAAALLAGSGTASAILDQALDEAIVLLCADALGCMDRAIEMTAEYLGIRKQFGQTLASFQVLQHGVADLFIEANDARSMVYRALAACAGDAEGRARAVSACKIKVMEAGRFVAGQAVHFHGGIGMTTEYPVGEHLRRILVAEQLFGNPQHHFERYMAAA; from the coding sequence ATGGATTTTCGGTTCACGGAAGAACAGGACATGCTGCGCGACGGCGCGCGGCGGTTCGTCGCCGACAAGCTCGACTATGCCGCTCGCGGCAAGCAGATCACCACCGGCGAGGACCGCTGGTCCGATTTCGCCGAGCTGGGCTGGCTGATGCTGGCCGTCCCCGAGGCGGCCGGTGGGCTGGAGCGCCCGCTGGAGGACATCGCGATCATCGCCGAGGAACTGGGCCGGGGCATCGCGCGCGAGCCTTTCGTCTGCGGCGGCTTTCTGCCCGCCCGCATGCTGGCGCTCGCCGGCGCTGCGGAAGAGGCGTTGCAGGCGCTGGCGGCGGGCGAGCGGCGCTATGCCGTCGCGCTGCACGAGACGTCCCGTCGCTTTTCGCTGGACGGGCTCGATACCGTTGCTTCGCCGCAGGCCGACGGAAGCTATCGCCTGAGCGGACGCAAGACGCTGGTGCTCGGCGGCGGCGAGGCGGACAGGCTGATCGTCGCGGCGCGAACCGGGGAGGAAGGGGCGCCCGCCCTTTTCCTGGTGGATGCCGATGCGGAAGGCGTCGCGCGCAAGGGCTATCGTACCATCGATGAGCTGAACGCCGTGGACGTCACCTTCGACGGCGTGGCGCTGCCCGCGGCTGCGCTGCTGGCAGGGAGCGGCACGGCGTCCGCGATCCTCGACCAGGCGCTGGACGAGGCGATCGTGCTGCTGTGCGCCGATGCGCTGGGCTGCATGGACCGGGCGATCGAGATGACCGCCGAATATCTGGGCATCCGCAAGCAGTTCGGCCAGACGCTCGCCAGCTTCCAGGTGCTCCAGCACGGCGTCGCCGACCTGTTCATCGAGGCGAACGACGCCCGTTCGATGGTCTATCGCGCGCTCGCCGCCTGTGCCGGCGATGCCGAAGGCCGGGCAAGGGCGGTGTCGGCCTGCAAGATCAAGGTGATGGAGGCCGGCCGCTTCGTCGCCGGCCAGGCCGTGCACTTCCATGGCGGCATCGGCATGACGACCGAATATCCGGTCGGCGAGCATCTGCGCCGGATCCTCGTCGCCGAGCAGCTTTTCGGAAATCCGCAGCATCATTTCGAACGATATATGGCGGCCGCCTGA
- a CDS encoding FAD linked oxidase domain protein (PFAM: FAD linked oxidase domain protein), giving the protein MADAPTAEVVAALRADLLSAVGTAGLLEPEDFETRSCDPFRPVPILSPFVARPANAEELSAVVKAAIAHGFRIVTHGGRTGVAGGAFTRPDSIVVSLERMNRIEEISDVDQIAVVQAGVPIQALHEAVEARGLFYPVDLGAKGSATMGGTIATNAGGNHVLRWGMTRANLLGIEGVLADGTIVSSMNRLLKNNTGYDLKHLFAGTEGTIGIVTRAVVRLVPLPTTQSVAFVAVESMAKVLRLLNLARAMPALSAFEVMWRDYYEMVANSGTGRRPLEPGHDYHVLIESLGNDPEADEGAFERFVQRASDEGLIADGVVAASERQRRELWHVREASEVFVSEFGTFVSFDVSAELNAIERMVEEAYAALRARFPEVRGGTFGHLGDNNIHLGITIGEDTVARTAEIEEIVFDVLARYQGALTAEHGIGTLKRDFLRKYKSEGELAAMRRLRDAFDPDRRLNPDVML; this is encoded by the coding sequence GTGGCTGACGCGCCGACCGCCGAAGTCGTGGCCGCGCTGCGCGCCGATCTCCTCTCGGCGGTGGGGACGGCGGGGCTGCTCGAACCGGAGGATTTCGAGACCCGTTCCTGCGATCCGTTCCGGCCCGTGCCGATCCTGTCGCCCTTCGTCGCCCGGCCCGCGAATGCGGAGGAGCTGTCGGCGGTGGTGAAGGCCGCGATCGCGCACGGCTTCCGCATCGTCACCCATGGCGGCCGCACGGGGGTGGCCGGCGGCGCCTTCACGCGGCCGGACAGCATCGTCGTCTCGCTCGAACGGATGAACCGGATCGAGGAGATCAGCGACGTCGACCAGATCGCCGTCGTCCAGGCGGGCGTGCCGATCCAGGCGCTGCACGAGGCGGTGGAGGCCAGGGGGCTGTTCTATCCCGTCGATCTCGGCGCCAAGGGCAGCGCGACGATGGGCGGCACGATCGCCACCAATGCGGGCGGCAACCATGTGCTGCGCTGGGGCATGACGCGGGCCAACCTGCTGGGCATCGAGGGGGTGCTGGCGGACGGGACGATCGTCAGCTCGATGAACCGGCTGCTGAAGAACAACACCGGCTACGACCTCAAGCATCTGTTCGCGGGCACCGAGGGGACGATCGGCATCGTCACCCGCGCCGTGGTCAGGCTGGTGCCGCTGCCGACGACGCAGTCGGTGGCCTTCGTCGCGGTGGAGAGCATGGCGAAGGTCCTTCGTCTGCTGAACCTGGCGCGGGCGATGCCGGCGCTGAGCGCCTTCGAGGTGATGTGGCGCGACTATTATGAGATGGTCGCGAACAGCGGCACCGGACGCCGTCCGCTCGAACCCGGCCATGACTATCATGTCCTGATCGAAAGCCTGGGTAACGATCCCGAGGCGGACGAGGGGGCGTTCGAGCGCTTCGTCCAGCGGGCGAGCGACGAGGGGCTGATCGCCGACGGCGTGGTCGCCGCTTCGGAAAGGCAGAGGCGCGAGCTGTGGCATGTGCGCGAGGCCTCGGAAGTCTTCGTCAGCGAGTTCGGCACCTTCGTCTCCTTCGACGTCTCGGCCGAGCTGAACGCGATCGAGCGGATGGTCGAGGAAGCCTATGCGGCGCTGCGCGCGCGCTTCCCTGAGGTCCGCGGCGGCACCTTCGGGCATCTGGGCGACAACAACATCCACCTCGGCATCACCATCGGCGAGGATACGGTGGCGCGGACCGCCGAGATCGAGGAGATCGTGTTCGACGTGCTCGCCCGCTATCAGGGCGCGCTCACCGCCGAACATGGCATCGGCACGCTGAAGCGCGACTTCCTGCGCAAATATAAGAGCGAGGGCGAGCTGGCGGCGATGCGGCGCCTGCGCGACGCCTTCGATCCCGATCGCCGGCTCAATCCGGACGTGATGCTATGA
- a CDS encoding Enoyl-CoA hydratase/isomerase (PFAM: Enoyl-CoA hydratase/isomerase), with product MYEDYEQLKFSRRGLVLTVTMDNPPVNGVGHKLHDELARVFHDIRRDDGCNVVVLTGEGRCFSAGGDLNQMLGNLEDGKHILREMGDAPEIAKSLLALEKPTIAHVNGHAMGLGASLALLCDVVFANENARIADPHVLVGLSAGDGGALIWPHLIGYARARHHLFTGEALTGRDAAEIGLIHKALPEAELAPAVAAYADKLAALPFQALSATKVSINMALCRQANADVDSHVRLETRAMMSNDHREALLAMIEKREPRFDHGRG from the coding sequence ATGTACGAAGATTATGAGCAGCTGAAATTCAGCCGCCGCGGCCTGGTGCTGACGGTGACGATGGACAATCCGCCGGTCAACGGCGTCGGCCACAAGCTGCATGACGAGCTTGCTCGCGTCTTCCACGACATCCGGCGCGACGACGGCTGCAATGTCGTCGTGCTGACGGGGGAGGGGCGCTGCTTCTCCGCCGGCGGCGATCTCAACCAGATGCTCGGCAATCTGGAGGACGGCAAGCACATCCTGCGCGAGATGGGCGACGCGCCGGAGATCGCCAAATCGCTGCTCGCGCTCGAGAAGCCGACGATCGCCCATGTCAACGGCCACGCCATGGGACTGGGGGCGAGCCTCGCCCTGCTGTGCGATGTCGTCTTCGCCAACGAGAACGCCAGGATCGCCGATCCGCATGTCCTGGTCGGCCTGTCGGCCGGGGACGGCGGCGCGCTGATCTGGCCGCACCTGATCGGCTATGCGCGGGCGCGGCATCACCTGTTCACCGGGGAAGCGCTGACCGGGCGGGACGCCGCCGAGATCGGGCTGATCCACAAGGCGCTGCCGGAAGCCGAGCTGGCTCCGGCCGTCGCCGCCTATGCGGACAAGCTGGCGGCGCTGCCCTTCCAGGCGCTCAGCGCGACCAAGGTTTCGATCAACATGGCGCTCTGTCGCCAGGCGAACGCCGATGTCGACAGCCATGTCCGCCTCGAAACGCGGGCGATGATGTCGAACGACCATCGGGAAGCGCTGCTCGCGATGATCGAGAAGCGCGAGCCCCGCTTCGATCATGGCCGCGGCTAG
- a CDS encoding Enoyl-CoA hydratase/isomerase (PFAM: Enoyl-CoA hydratase/isomerase), with the protein MSGNDSKQEPVALFGVEDGLARLTLHRPEALNSLSFRLIEEIIAILDRVDADPDIRALLVTGSGRAFCAGADLTVAGPSGDPSRPRDVGQVVEDYYNPLITRLATLRPPIVVAVNGAAVGAGVSLALQGDIVVAARSAYFLQAFTRVGLIPDAGATWLLPRLVGIARAKAMMLLADRIPAEEAAAIGLIHSAVDDDALAARAEEIARRLADGPTVAFGLVRRAVREGLGGDLAASLRIEREAQREAGFTADYAEGVQAFREKRPPRFTGR; encoded by the coding sequence ATGAGCGGCAACGACAGCAAGCAGGAACCGGTCGCCCTGTTCGGCGTGGAGGACGGCCTCGCCCGCCTGACGCTCCATCGGCCGGAAGCGCTCAACAGCCTCAGCTTCCGGCTGATCGAGGAGATCATCGCGATCCTCGACCGGGTCGATGCCGATCCCGATATCCGGGCCCTGCTCGTCACCGGCAGCGGCCGGGCCTTCTGCGCGGGCGCGGACCTGACCGTCGCCGGCCCGTCCGGCGATCCCTCCAGGCCCCGCGACGTCGGCCAGGTGGTCGAGGACTATTACAACCCCCTCATCACGCGTCTCGCGACGCTGCGCCCGCCGATCGTGGTCGCGGTGAACGGCGCGGCGGTCGGCGCCGGCGTCTCGCTCGCCCTGCAGGGCGATATCGTCGTCGCGGCCCGCAGCGCCTATTTCCTGCAGGCGTTCACACGGGTCGGGCTCATCCCCGACGCCGGCGCGACCTGGCTGCTGCCGCGCCTGGTCGGCATCGCGCGCGCCAAGGCGATGATGCTCCTGGCCGACCGGATCCCCGCCGAGGAAGCCGCCGCCATCGGCCTGATCCACAGCGCGGTCGACGACGACGCGCTGGCGGCCCGCGCCGAGGAGATCGCCCGCCGCCTGGCCGATGGCCCAACGGTCGCCTTCGGGCTGGTCCGCCGTGCCGTGCGCGAAGGGCTCGGCGGCGACCTGGCCGCTTCGCTCCGGATCGAACGGGAGGCCCAGCGCGAGGCCGGCTTCACCGCCGACTATGCCGAGGGCGTGCAGGCTTTCCGCGAAAAGCGCCCGCCCCGCTTCACCGGCCGATGA